In a single window of the Prevotella melaninogenica genome:
- a CDS encoding RagB/SusD family nutrient uptake outer membrane protein, protein MNTKFKYIFSAAALLLSVGFTSCTGDLDVKPIDPNLNTKENTSPESAFNKCYAHIAMAGNGGANGDSDVDGIDGGTSGYVRQLFNSQELTTDEAICAWGDEGISNMNFNSYDASHPMLKGFYYRLYVGITYCNQYLADFGDYNATMSAEVRFIRALNYYYLLDGWGNVPFTTAISSANPARIQRAELYKWLIDELKNEVEPKLNDASPKTSTTTGYGRVDKAAAWMLLARLYMNAEVYTGTADWANAKTYAKKVIDSPYKLYTTKKGQWSAYQQLFMGDNGENGASVEAIFPILQDGLKTTSYGTTLYLMAGSNDNSEHIKSATVAGNNTTGGWAGNRMRTDLVQKFFPNNDAPNVAAYAMPAAADDDRALFDGEGRTVSNGDDEKGVKVFTNGFSVCKFNNFKTDGSAGHNSLFPDADFFLMRAAEAYLMYAEADARQNNGTTTAQGTAYINALRTRANATTQTAYSLRQICDEWSREFYFEGLRRTTLIRFGYFGGNVNYNWSWKGGVKSGRNFDSHLNLFPIPTSDMVANSNLIQNTGY, encoded by the coding sequence ATGAATACTAAATTCAAATATATATTCTCTGCAGCAGCACTTCTGTTGTCAGTAGGATTTACCTCTTGTACAGGCGATTTGGATGTAAAACCAATTGATCCAAATCTTAATACAAAGGAAAATACGTCACCAGAAAGTGCATTCAATAAGTGCTATGCTCATATTGCTATGGCTGGTAACGGTGGAGCTAATGGCGATAGCGATGTTGATGGTATTGACGGCGGAACCAGTGGTTACGTACGTCAGTTGTTCAACTCACAGGAATTGACCACTGATGAAGCTATCTGCGCATGGGGTGATGAAGGTATTTCTAACATGAACTTCAATAGCTATGACGCTTCACATCCAATGTTGAAGGGTTTCTATTACCGTCTTTATGTTGGTATTACCTATTGCAACCAGTATCTTGCAGACTTCGGTGACTACAATGCAACGATGTCAGCTGAGGTTCGTTTCATCCGTGCCTTGAACTATTATTACCTCTTGGATGGATGGGGCAATGTTCCTTTCACAACAGCTATTTCATCTGCTAATCCTGCTCGTATTCAGCGTGCAGAACTCTATAAGTGGCTTATTGACGAGTTGAAGAACGAGGTTGAGCCTAAGCTGAATGATGCAAGTCCAAAGACTTCTACCACTACTGGTTATGGTCGTGTTGACAAGGCAGCTGCTTGGATGCTCTTGGCTCGTCTTTATATGAATGCTGAGGTTTATACAGGTACTGCTGATTGGGCTAACGCTAAGACCTATGCAAAGAAGGTTATCGACTCTCCTTATAAGCTCTATACTACCAAGAAGGGTCAGTGGAGTGCTTATCAGCAGCTCTTTATGGGCGATAATGGTGAGAACGGTGCTTCTGTTGAGGCTATCTTCCCAATCCTTCAGGATGGTTTGAAGACTACTTCATACGGAACAACACTCTATCTCATGGCTGGTTCTAACGACAACAGCGAGCATATCAAGAGTGCAACTGTTGCTGGTAACAACACAACTGGTGGTTGGGCTGGTAACCGTATGCGTACAGACCTCGTACAGAAGTTCTTCCCGAATAACGATGCTCCAAATGTTGCTGCATACGCTATGCCAGCAGCTGCTGATGACGATCGCGCTCTCTTCGATGGTGAAGGTCGTACTGTAAGCAATGGTGACGATGAGAAGGGCGTAAAGGTATTTACCAACGGATTCTCTGTTTGTAAGTTTAATAACTTCAAGACGGACGGCAGTGCAGGTCATAACTCACTCTTCCCAGATGCTGACTTCTTCCTTATGCGTGCTGCTGAGGCTTACTTGATGTATGCTGAGGCTGACGCACGTCAGAACAATGGAACAACAACAGCACAGGGTACAGCTTATATCAATGCGCTCCGCACGCGTGCTAATGCAACTACTCAGACCGCTTACTCACTCCGTCAGATTTGTGACGAGTGGAGTCGTGAGTTCTACTTTGAGGGCTTGCGTCGTACAACACTTATCCGTTTCGGCTACTTCGGTGGTAATGTTAATTACAACTGGAGCTGGAAGGGTGGTGTGAAGAGCGGCCGTAACTTCGACTCTCACCTCAATCTCTTCCCAATTCCGACAAGTGATATGGTTGCTAACAGCAACTTGATTCAGAATACTGGGTATTAA
- a CDS encoding SusE domain-containing protein, with protein sequence MKSIIKSSLLLCAGVALFSACDKDLDNNPVLQSPKTFVLNTPAYAAQTIDLKVAEGLKFTWSQPAYGFPVAAEYGMQFSTTNTWTKSVDAVVDMDAERGNYAAVGSPTGTASTSVPAADLATAIQKMERYEETTVPATQELYARVYSLVNGDTIYSNPVKVSVAPYYVELSDAAIETWYLIGGSFGNGSWGDSHVVPLLPMEGQEYDKKTGKGVISWTGYLSTAGFKLKKDPSNWDAGQVGQGSSYGDFVYNDGGSSDIKVPTAGYYTITFDTKNVKLTIAEYTGATPTVYNSMGLPGKHDGWSPAGTPMTAQTSVVENHDWKATVTFAEKSTGADGEGCKFAANGTWDVNWGSEVFPYGVATKGGKNVRNGKGTYIVYFNDITGQYSFVKQ encoded by the coding sequence ATGAAATCAATAATTAAGTCATCGTTGCTGTTGTGTGCAGGTGTGGCATTGTTCTCAGCTTGCGACAAGGACTTGGACAATAACCCAGTTCTTCAGTCACCAAAGACATTTGTTCTGAACACACCAGCTTACGCTGCACAAACAATAGATTTGAAGGTTGCTGAGGGCCTGAAGTTCACATGGTCACAGCCAGCATACGGTTTCCCTGTAGCCGCTGAATATGGTATGCAGTTCTCAACTACCAACACTTGGACAAAGTCTGTGGACGCTGTTGTTGATATGGATGCTGAACGTGGTAACTATGCTGCTGTTGGTTCGCCAACAGGTACTGCTTCTACCTCTGTTCCTGCAGCCGACCTCGCTACCGCTATTCAGAAGATGGAACGCTATGAGGAGACTACTGTCCCTGCAACACAGGAACTCTATGCACGTGTTTACTCATTGGTAAATGGTGATACTATCTACTCTAACCCTGTAAAGGTAAGCGTGGCGCCTTATTATGTAGAACTTTCTGATGCCGCGATTGAGACTTGGTATCTCATTGGTGGCTCATTTGGTAACGGTTCATGGGGCGATAGCCATGTTGTTCCTTTGTTGCCAATGGAAGGTCAGGAGTATGACAAGAAGACTGGTAAGGGTGTTATCTCTTGGACTGGTTATCTGTCAACTGCGGGCTTCAAGTTGAAGAAGGATCCTTCAAACTGGGATGCTGGTCAGGTTGGTCAGGGTTCAAGCTATGGTGATTTCGTTTATAACGATGGTGGATCTTCTGATATCAAGGTGCCAACAGCAGGTTACTACACCATTACTTTTGATACTAAGAATGTGAAACTGACGATTGCAGAGTACACGGGTGCTACACCTACTGTTTACAACTCTATGGGTCTGCCAGGCAAGCATGACGGCTGGAGCCCTGCAGGAACACCAATGACTGCACAGACTTCTGTTGTTGAGAACCACGACTGGAAGGCTACTGTAACCTTTGCAGAGAAGTCTACTGGTGCTGATGGTGAGGGCTGTAAGTTTGCTGCTAATGGTACTTGGGACGTAAACTGGGGTTCTGAAGTATTCCCATACGGTGTTGCTACGAAGGGTGGTAAGAATGTTCGCAATGGTAAGGGTACTTACATTGTTTACTTCAACGACATCACTGGTCAGTACTCTTTTGTAAAGCAGTAA
- a CDS encoding SusF/SusE family outer membrane protein: MKKLLIMASAALLLASCGSDEYEAWSAPQSNSAETVSTVSFTVSQAAAIDFNTETADSVQLFVPKVVSTDSVVSQTLTAVLSYNNKTATLNASKSGKVKSTELVSAVENLYGKNGDQHQVPVTVTDKVKLLRGEGFSLSQSVTANVTCVAPAFTQYLYMSGDANGWSFSNPLYSAAADGKYTGFMYLNQNGFKFATQQDWNGTDYGTGLVEKGSNIVMTEPAGFYKVDVDLTSQALTYTAISRVGVIGSATAGGWSSDQAMTYNATEKCWEIKGITLTAGEMKFRANNDWVLDWGGSLTDITFKGGNINVAAGKYNIKLYLLCDTKSYCTMETAP; the protein is encoded by the coding sequence ATGAAGAAATTATTAATCATGGCAAGTGCCGCATTGCTCCTTGCTTCTTGCGGTAGCGATGAATATGAAGCATGGTCTGCTCCACAGAGTAACAGTGCAGAAACAGTTAGTACGGTTTCGTTTACTGTAAGTCAAGCTGCTGCAATCGACTTCAATACAGAGACAGCAGACTCTGTTCAGCTGTTTGTTCCAAAGGTGGTATCAACAGATTCAGTTGTTTCTCAGACCCTGACAGCTGTACTTTCTTATAACAACAAGACCGCAACCCTCAACGCAAGCAAGAGCGGTAAGGTGAAGAGTACAGAACTTGTTTCTGCCGTAGAGAACCTCTATGGTAAGAATGGCGACCAGCATCAGGTGCCTGTTACAGTGACAGATAAAGTAAAGTTGCTTCGTGGTGAGGGTTTCAGTCTTTCACAGAGCGTAACTGCAAATGTGACTTGTGTTGCCCCAGCTTTCACTCAGTATCTTTATATGTCAGGCGATGCTAATGGCTGGTCATTCAGCAATCCGCTTTATAGCGCAGCTGCTGATGGTAAGTACACTGGCTTTATGTATCTCAATCAGAACGGCTTTAAGTTTGCAACTCAGCAGGATTGGAATGGTACTGATTATGGTACTGGTCTCGTAGAGAAGGGTAGTAATATCGTGATGACTGAGCCTGCAGGCTTCTATAAGGTAGATGTTGACCTCACATCACAGGCACTTACCTACACAGCTATTAGTCGTGTTGGTGTTATTGGTTCTGCAACAGCAGGTGGCTGGAGCAGCGATCAGGCAATGACCTACAATGCTACTGAGAAGTGTTGGGAGATTAAGGGCATTACACTGACTGCTGGTGAGATGAAGTTCCGTGCTAACAATGATTGGGTATTAGACTGGGGTGGCTCATTGACTGATATTACTTTCAAGGGTGGTAACATCAATGTTGCAGCTGGTAAGTATAATATCAAACTCTATCTCTTGTGTGATACGAAGTCTTATTGCACAATGGAGACAGCTCCTTAA
- a CDS encoding alpha-amylase family glycosyl hydrolase: protein MKRKLAFLYALGLSLCTLAQGWPAGYGGVMLQGFYWDSFDDSQWIVLEKKANDFSGYFDLVWVPQSGKAAATKSMGYDPLYYFNQNSSFGTEAELRSMITTFKNKQIGTIADVVINHHGTNNGWFGFPAEVYKGVTYQNLSTDVCADDDGGAAATEARKTGAQLSLNNDDGEGWGGMRDLDHKSSNVQKIVKAYENYLLNDLGYAGFRYDMVKGFAASHVGNYNTAANVTYSVGEFWDGNANTVKAWIDGTGKRSAAFDFAFRYTVRDAINQNNWSVLNGSRTTGINVDNGAYKQYAVTFVENHDVQDRGTTSGYTPDPIRKDTLAANAYLLAMPGTPCVFYTHYLAYPKEIKAMIDARKLAGVTNTSSYQNYRSSTGYYANVVTGTNGNLLVVVGSNANQLIVPTSRYTKLLSGYHYAYYLTNDAETPWADKASGAYEGDNLKVKLTAVSANAGAKLVYTTNGATPTASSVQVASGTEITLPEGETTLKVALLAGGVVGKVITRSYKIAATAPYTPEIIRVYVNTDQVGWNSYVNYHSWGGTHTATSWPGDKVTSKTILNGKTWFYKDYTLTKADDYVNFVFNIGTASNASANQTVDIERVKKTSYFEVASTKDNGKFTVNNVTSVVTGIGGVETDAQQSKADKYYYTLSGQRLTGTPTQRGVYIHAGKKIVVK from the coding sequence ATGAAACGTAAACTCGCATTTTTATATGCCTTAGGACTCTCCCTTTGCACGCTGGCACAGGGTTGGCCTGCTGGTTATGGTGGCGTAATGCTACAAGGTTTTTATTGGGATTCATTTGATGATTCGCAGTGGATTGTATTGGAGAAGAAGGCAAATGACTTCTCTGGTTACTTCGATCTTGTATGGGTTCCACAGAGTGGTAAGGCTGCCGCAACGAAGTCAATGGGTTATGATCCACTCTATTACTTCAATCAGAACTCATCGTTCGGTACTGAGGCGGAGTTGAGGAGTATGATTACTACCTTTAAGAACAAGCAGATTGGTACGATTGCCGATGTGGTTATCAATCACCATGGAACGAATAATGGATGGTTTGGTTTCCCTGCAGAAGTTTATAAGGGAGTAACTTATCAAAACCTTTCTACGGATGTTTGTGCTGACGATGACGGTGGAGCGGCTGCTACAGAAGCAAGAAAAACGGGTGCTCAACTTAGTCTGAACAATGACGATGGAGAAGGTTGGGGCGGTATGCGCGACCTTGATCATAAGAGTAGTAACGTACAGAAGATAGTGAAAGCATACGAAAACTACTTGCTAAACGACCTTGGTTATGCTGGTTTCCGTTATGATATGGTGAAGGGATTTGCTGCTTCTCATGTTGGTAATTATAATACAGCGGCTAACGTTACTTACTCTGTTGGCGAGTTTTGGGATGGCAATGCGAATACTGTAAAGGCGTGGATTGATGGCACAGGAAAACGTAGTGCAGCCTTTGACTTTGCTTTCCGCTATACCGTTCGTGATGCTATCAATCAGAATAATTGGAGTGTGCTTAACGGATCGAGAACAACAGGAATCAATGTTGATAATGGAGCTTATAAGCAGTATGCCGTTACCTTCGTTGAGAATCACGATGTTCAAGACAGAGGAACAACGAGCGGTTACACTCCAGATCCTATCCGTAAGGATACGTTAGCAGCCAATGCTTACTTGTTGGCAATGCCTGGAACTCCTTGTGTTTTCTATACTCATTACCTCGCTTATCCAAAGGAAATAAAGGCAATGATTGATGCCCGTAAGTTGGCTGGTGTAACGAATACGAGCAGTTATCAGAACTATCGTTCTTCTACTGGCTATTATGCGAATGTTGTTACGGGTACGAACGGAAATCTATTGGTCGTTGTGGGTAGTAATGCTAACCAACTAATAGTTCCTACTTCACGTTATACAAAGCTCTTGAGTGGTTATCATTACGCTTATTATTTGACTAATGATGCTGAGACCCCTTGGGCTGATAAGGCAAGTGGAGCGTATGAAGGGGATAATTTAAAGGTAAAACTAACTGCCGTGTCTGCCAATGCGGGAGCTAAACTTGTTTATACAACGAATGGTGCAACACCAACAGCAAGCAGCGTACAGGTGGCTTCTGGAACGGAGATAACTCTCCCTGAGGGCGAAACAACCTTGAAGGTGGCATTGTTGGCAGGTGGTGTTGTGGGTAAGGTTATCACGCGCAGCTATAAGATAGCTGCTACTGCTCCTTACACGCCAGAGATAATCCGTGTCTATGTGAATACTGATCAGGTGGGTTGGAACTCATACGTGAATTATCATTCATGGGGTGGTACGCACACAGCAACGTCATGGCCGGGAGATAAGGTTACTTCAAAGACAATCCTGAATGGTAAAACTTGGTTCTATAAGGACTATACGCTCACGAAAGCAGATGACTATGTGAACTTTGTGTTTAATATTGGTACGGCTTCAAATGCCAGTGCTAATCAGACTGTGGATATCGAACGTGTGAAGAAAACGTCTTATTTTGAAGTCGCATCAACAAAGGATAACGGTAAGTTTACAGTCAATAATGTGACGAGTGTGGTCACTGGTATTGGGGGAGTTGAAACTGATGCTCAACAGAGTAAGGCTGATAAATATTACTATACGCTCTCTGGTCAGCGACTCACTGGAACGCCTACGCAGCGTGGAGTTTATATTCATGCAGGCAAGAAGATTGTTGTAAAATAA
- a CDS encoding desulfoferrodoxin family protein: MAKRNEVYKCSESGQIVEVLVGGECGVAGMEHVVENTTDAATEKHVPVVEKIEGGYRVTVGEVEHPMTEAHSILWIELVTNNNEVLRKYLEPTDRPVAEFKTDATEVYAREYCNLHGLWRSK; encoded by the coding sequence ATGGCAAAGAGAAACGAAGTATATAAGTGTTCAGAGAGTGGTCAGATCGTTGAAGTATTAGTAGGCGGTGAGTGTGGTGTTGCTGGTATGGAGCATGTAGTTGAGAATACTACTGATGCTGCTACCGAGAAGCACGTACCAGTTGTTGAGAAGATTGAAGGTGGTTACCGCGTAACTGTTGGTGAGGTTGAGCACCCAATGACAGAGGCTCACTCTATCCTTTGGATTGAGTTGGTAACTAACAACAACGAGGTTCTCCGCAAGTATCTTGAACCAACAGACCGTCCAGTAGCTGAGTTTAAGACTGATGCAACTGAGGTTTATGCACGTGAGTACTGCAATCTTCACGGTCTTTGGCGTTCAAAGTAA
- a CDS encoding S41 family peptidase, with protein sequence MRKLFLAFGLWLLTFSGSVMAQSTAEKDHNFKVAKNLETFSAIYKYLDLMYVDSLNADEVIGTGINYMLRSLDPYTVYYPEEKVKDLDLMISGKYAGVGALIRYNFLLKNTVIDEPYENMPAAEVGLKKGDVILAIGDSSMVGKDVAYVSNHLRGDAGTTFILTVQRPSVNKKMKFKITRRSIQLPAVPYYGVQDGGVGYLNLNSFTTGCAKDVRRAFLDMKKQGMTSLVFDLRNNGGGSLQEAVNIVNMFVPKGITLVKTVGKMDRANNEYKTTVEPIDTLMPIVVLVNDESASASEITSGSLQDLDRAVVLGTRTYGKGLVQVSMDLPYNGNLKLTSSKYYIPSGRCIQAINYKHGNGGYTEHVPDSLTRVFHTANGRVVRDGGGIKPDVEVRPDSLPNIAFYLASSGRDSTEVMWNWELQYLKKHPTIGPAKTFVISDADFEDFKQAVLKSGFKYDRESKKYLENLVKLAKFEGYYDEAKPEFEALEKKLNHNLAKDLDYNKQTLKKVLTSDLVSAYYYQKGSLENSLQFDKQWKKAVEILQNPAEYKKLLQPVVGQPLVKLEPASNVAVDNKKKPKAK encoded by the coding sequence ATGAGAAAATTGTTTTTGGCTTTCGGACTCTGGTTGCTAACTTTCAGTGGGTCTGTTATGGCACAAAGCACAGCAGAAAAGGATCATAACTTTAAGGTTGCAAAGAATCTTGAGACTTTTTCGGCTATTTACAAGTACCTTGACTTGATGTATGTTGATAGCCTTAATGCCGACGAAGTAATCGGAACGGGTATCAATTATATGCTTCGTTCGCTCGATCCTTACACGGTTTATTATCCTGAGGAGAAGGTGAAAGACCTCGACTTGATGATTTCGGGTAAGTATGCAGGTGTTGGCGCATTGATTCGTTATAATTTCTTATTGAAGAATACGGTGATAGATGAGCCATACGAGAATATGCCTGCTGCGGAAGTTGGATTGAAGAAAGGTGACGTTATCCTTGCTATTGGCGATTCGTCGATGGTGGGTAAGGATGTTGCCTACGTCAGCAATCATTTGCGTGGCGATGCTGGAACAACCTTTATTTTGACTGTTCAGCGTCCGTCAGTGAATAAGAAGATGAAATTTAAGATTACCCGTCGATCTATTCAGCTCCCTGCTGTACCTTATTATGGTGTGCAGGATGGTGGAGTTGGATATTTGAATCTTAACTCTTTCACAACGGGTTGTGCTAAGGACGTACGTCGTGCCTTCCTTGATATGAAGAAACAGGGGATGACTTCACTTGTTTTTGACCTCCGTAATAATGGTGGTGGTAGTTTGCAGGAAGCAGTTAATATTGTAAATATGTTTGTACCGAAGGGTATTACACTCGTGAAGACAGTGGGTAAGATGGATCGTGCAAACAATGAATATAAGACAACTGTTGAACCAATCGATACCCTCATGCCAATCGTTGTGTTGGTGAATGACGAGTCTGCCAGTGCCAGTGAGATTACCAGTGGTAGTTTGCAGGACCTTGATCGTGCGGTAGTTCTTGGTACACGTACATACGGTAAGGGACTTGTACAGGTGTCAATGGACCTTCCTTATAATGGAAATTTAAAACTCACGTCAAGTAAGTATTATATTCCGAGCGGACGTTGTATACAAGCTATCAACTATAAGCATGGCAATGGTGGATATACTGAGCATGTTCCTGATTCACTGACACGTGTTTTCCATACTGCAAATGGACGTGTAGTGCGTGATGGTGGTGGTATTAAGCCAGATGTTGAGGTACGTCCTGACTCTTTGCCAAACATCGCTTTCTATCTTGCTTCCTCTGGTCGTGATTCAACGGAGGTGATGTGGAACTGGGAATTGCAGTATTTAAAGAAGCATCCTACGATTGGTCCTGCAAAGACATTTGTTATTTCAGATGCTGATTTTGAGGATTTCAAGCAGGCTGTGCTGAAGAGTGGTTTCAAGTATGACCGTGAGAGTAAGAAATACTTGGAGAACCTTGTTAAGTTGGCTAAGTTTGAAGGCTATTATGACGAAGCAAAACCAGAGTTTGAAGCTTTGGAGAAAAAGTTGAATCATAATCTTGCTAAAGACCTTGATTATAACAAGCAGACACTGAAAAAAGTGTTGACGAGTGACCTCGTTTCAGCTTATTATTACCAGAAAGGCTCCTTAGAGAATAGTCTACAATTTGATAAGCAGTGGAAGAAGGCTGTGGAAATCTTGCAGAATCCAGCAGAGTATAAGAAACTCTTGCAGCCTGTTGTTGGTCAGCCATTAGTTAAGCTCGAACCAGCAAGCAATGTAGCTGTTGATAATAAGAAGAAGCCAAAGGCGAAATAA
- the rimP gene encoding ribosome assembly cofactor RimP: MIDKNVVKSLVDEWLEGKEYFLVDIQISSDDKIVVEIDHADGVWIEDCVELSKYIEDRLSRDEEDYELEVGSAGLGQPFKVPQQYQNFIGKEVEVLGKDGKKVKGVLKSVDGNDFVVAVNEKVQVEGKKRPVKMDVDHAYKMDEVKYTKYIISFK, translated from the coding sequence ATGATAGATAAAAACGTTGTAAAAAGTCTCGTTGACGAGTGGCTGGAAGGTAAGGAATACTTCCTGGTTGACATTCAAATCAGTTCTGACGATAAGATTGTCGTTGAGATTGACCATGCCGATGGTGTATGGATTGAAGATTGTGTAGAGTTGAGCAAGTATATCGAAGATCGTCTTTCACGTGATGAGGAAGATTACGAACTTGAGGTAGGCTCTGCAGGATTGGGACAGCCATTTAAGGTTCCTCAGCAGTATCAGAACTTCATAGGGAAGGAAGTTGAGGTGCTCGGTAAGGACGGAAAGAAAGTCAAAGGCGTGTTAAAGAGCGTTGATGGTAACGACTTTGTTGTGGCAGTCAATGAGAAGGTACAAGTGGAAGGTAAGAAACGTCCAGTGAAGATGGACGTAGACCATGCGTACAAGATGGATGAAGTAAAATATACAAAATACATAATTAGTTTCAAGTAA
- the nusA gene encoding transcription termination factor NusA, producing MAARKIEEERPNMIETFKEFKDTKSIDRTTLVSVLEESFRNVLAKIFGSDENFDVIVNPDKGDFEIHRNRVVVADGEVEDENKEISLTDARKIESDYEVGEDVSEEVDFNKFGRRAILNLRQTLASKILELEHDSLYNKYKDRVGQIISGEVYQTWKREVLLVDDENNELILPKGEQIPRDQYRKGETVRAVIHRVDNENNNPKIILSRTAPEFLERLLEAEVPEINDGLIAIRKIARMPGERAKIAVESFDERIDPVGACVGVRGSRVHGIVRELCNENLDVINWTANTKLFIQRALAPAKVSSLTVDEENKKAEVYLQPEEVSLAIGRGGMNIKLASMLTGYTIDVFRELDEQSAEEDIYLDEFSDEIDQWVIDAIKGIGLDTARQVLNAPREMLIEKADLEVETVDSVLNVLKSEFEQ from the coding sequence ATGGCAGCAAGAAAAATAGAAGAAGAACGTCCGAATATGATCGAGACCTTCAAGGAGTTTAAAGACACCAAGAGCATCGATCGTACTACATTGGTGAGCGTTTTGGAGGAGAGCTTCCGTAATGTACTCGCTAAGATTTTCGGTAGTGACGAAAACTTCGACGTGATTGTAAACCCTGATAAGGGTGACTTCGAGATTCACCGTAACCGTGTGGTTGTGGCTGATGGCGAGGTTGAGGATGAGAATAAAGAAATTAGCCTTACAGATGCACGTAAGATTGAGTCAGACTATGAGGTAGGTGAGGATGTTAGTGAGGAGGTAGACTTTAATAAGTTCGGCCGCCGTGCTATCTTGAACCTTCGTCAGACTTTGGCTTCTAAGATTCTTGAGCTGGAGCATGACTCTTTGTATAACAAGTATAAGGATCGTGTTGGTCAGATTATCTCTGGTGAGGTTTATCAGACTTGGAAGCGCGAGGTTCTTCTTGTTGACGATGAGAATAACGAGTTGATTCTCCCTAAGGGCGAGCAGATTCCACGTGATCAGTATCGTAAAGGCGAGACTGTTCGTGCGGTGATTCATCGTGTTGATAACGAGAATAACAATCCTAAGATTATTCTTTCACGTACTGCTCCTGAGTTCCTTGAGCGTCTGCTTGAGGCTGAGGTGCCAGAAATCAACGATGGTTTGATTGCTATTCGTAAGATTGCTCGTATGCCAGGTGAGCGTGCTAAGATTGCTGTTGAGAGCTTTGATGAGCGTATCGACCCAGTTGGAGCTTGTGTTGGTGTACGTGGTAGCCGTGTTCATGGTATTGTCCGTGAACTTTGCAACGAGAACCTCGACGTTATCAACTGGACAGCAAATACTAAACTCTTTATTCAGCGTGCACTCGCTCCTGCAAAGGTAAGCAGCCTTACAGTTGATGAGGAGAATAAGAAGGCCGAGGTTTACTTGCAGCCAGAGGAAGTTAGTCTTGCGATTGGTCGTGGCGGTATGAATATCAAGTTGGCAAGTATGCTGACAGGTTATACCATTGACGTATTCCGTGAACTTGACGAGCAGAGTGCAGAGGAGGATATTTACTTGGACGAGTTCTCTGATGAAATCGACCAGTGGGTTATCGATGCCATTAAGGGTATCGGACTCGATACAGCACGCCAGGTACTCAACGCTCCACGTGAGATGCTGATTGAAAAGGCAGACTTGGAGGTAGAGACCGTTGATAGCGTGTTGAACGTATTGAAATCAGAGTTTGAACAGTAA